The following proteins are co-located in the Trichormus variabilis 0441 genome:
- a CDS encoding polysaccharide deacetylase family protein, translating to MENNKSFLWPQGILFALLALSASLSVGVMMLLKPNASDAQSRVNINNINITSTPAKAGTQQRIEKFKSMMLTSWQQEAKTKGLSYAVPTRFQGATIKTAKLTHGQKVIALTFDDGPWPESTTQVLDILKQNNIKATFFVVGQNVKNYPDLLRRVAAEGHAIGNHTWHHWYHFMNPQVAAYEVNNTTNLIYQTTGVKTDLFRPPGGMMNNGLVSYAKNNKYAVIIWSSDSMDYSRPSVPKLINNVFRLAKPGGIVLMHDGGGNRTQTIQALPEIIARFRKQGYSFVTVPELLEMQDKDEKLIANQK from the coding sequence GTGGAAAACAATAAGTCTTTTCTTTGGCCACAAGGAATATTATTTGCATTGTTAGCTCTCAGTGCTAGTTTGAGTGTTGGTGTGATGATGTTGCTCAAACCAAACGCATCAGATGCACAAAGCAGAGTCAACATAAACAATATCAACATAACTAGTACACCCGCTAAAGCAGGAACTCAGCAGCGAATTGAGAAATTCAAATCGATGATGCTGACTAGTTGGCAGCAAGAAGCAAAAACTAAGGGTTTGTCTTATGCTGTTCCGACTCGTTTTCAAGGTGCAACTATCAAAACAGCAAAACTCACCCACGGACAGAAAGTCATTGCACTTACTTTTGATGACGGCCCTTGGCCTGAAAGTACAACACAAGTATTAGATATTCTTAAACAAAATAATATTAAAGCAACATTTTTTGTCGTTGGACAAAACGTAAAAAATTACCCAGATTTATTAAGAAGAGTGGCTGCTGAAGGACACGCAATTGGTAACCATACTTGGCACCATTGGTACCATTTCATGAATCCACAAGTAGCAGCTTATGAAGTTAATAATACAACCAACCTTATATATCAAACAACAGGTGTGAAAACAGACTTATTTCGTCCACCGGGAGGCATGATGAATAATGGACTAGTCTCCTATGCTAAAAATAATAAATATGCGGTGATCATATGGTCATCCGACTCAATGGACTACTCACGCCCCAGTGTACCAAAGTTAATTAATAATGTGTTTAGGTTAGCAAAACCTGGAGGAATTGTACTTATGCACGACGGCGGTGGTAATCGGACTCAAACTATACAAGCTCTACCAGAGATTATTGCTAGATTTCGCAAGCAAGGTTACAGTTTTGTAACTGTTCCCGAACTTTTAGAAATGCAAGACAAAGATGAAAAACTTATTGCCAATCAAAAGTAA
- a CDS encoding mannosyltransferase family protein — protein MFEKRIFIKKFLWKTDFLFPAILWFLSRVLIWITMLLVAPNLPSAPESLSSLGWGIFDAWDGVHYRAIATTGYEFVDDGKQHNLAFFPLFPFCIRVLMNLGLSFEVAGLLINNVTFLAALYILYFWLKNSYGISIARWATSVVSCYPSAMFTGVIYTEGLYLFLSTAALRAFDQKQYGWTSFWGALATATRPTGMAMIPALAIAAWKERRPPIAYIAGLATATGVMVFSLYCAFRFHNPLAFIAAQRGWRPSLGFDWQGWLGMLMKIVVGPQNWQFGWVQPTSGWINDPWHPLLFILIVGGGYCLYFFRQYLHSVKIIYGCYILLLFLLLLAPEDLINRLLNVFMVFGGSCALWRFRKNLTTVTVMYGFCGIGLLLASGGTISLSRLAYGIVPLSIAIGVLLSRYPRQGYFVLGLFITLLARLAVGFAQEQWVG, from the coding sequence ATGTTTGAAAAGCGAATATTCATCAAAAAATTTTTATGGAAAACTGATTTTCTCTTTCCTGCAATCCTCTGGTTTCTTAGCCGCGTCCTGATTTGGATAACGATGTTGTTGGTTGCGCCGAATTTACCTTCAGCACCAGAAAGTCTATCTAGCTTAGGTTGGGGAATTTTTGATGCTTGGGATGGGGTGCATTATAGGGCGATCGCCACTACTGGATATGAATTTGTCGATGACGGTAAGCAGCACAATCTAGCATTCTTTCCCTTGTTTCCCTTCTGTATCCGGGTATTAATGAATTTGGGTTTGTCTTTTGAAGTAGCTGGTCTTTTAATCAACAATGTGACATTTTTGGCAGCACTTTATATTTTGTACTTCTGGCTGAAAAATTCTTATGGAATCAGTATCGCTAGATGGGCTACATCCGTGGTTTCTTGTTATCCATCAGCGATGTTTACAGGGGTAATTTATACAGAGGGACTATATTTGTTTTTAAGTACAGCCGCTTTACGGGCTTTTGATCAAAAGCAGTATGGCTGGACAAGCTTCTGGGGTGCCTTGGCGACAGCAACACGTCCCACAGGAATGGCTATGATTCCCGCATTGGCGATCGCTGCTTGGAAAGAACGCAGACCACCAATTGCTTATATCGCAGGTTTAGCCACCGCAACAGGAGTCATGGTCTTTAGTTTATATTGTGCCTTCCGCTTCCACAATCCTCTCGCCTTTATCGCTGCACAACGAGGCTGGCGACCATCTCTAGGCTTTGATTGGCAAGGATGGTTAGGTATGCTGATGAAAATTGTCGTAGGGCCGCAAAACTGGCAGTTTGGTTGGGTTCAGCCTACATCTGGTTGGATTAATGATCCTTGGCATCCTTTGTTGTTTATTCTGATTGTTGGCGGAGGATATTGTTTATACTTCTTCCGGCAGTATTTACACTCCGTCAAGATCATTTATGGTTGTTACATTTTATTGTTGTTTTTGTTACTACTAGCACCAGAAGATTTAATTAATCGCTTACTGAATGTATTCATGGTCTTTGGTGGTAGTTGTGCGTTGTGGCGTTTCCGTAAAAACCTAACTACTGTAACTGTTATGTATGGCTTTTGCGGTATCGGACTGCTGCTTGCTTCTGGGGGAACAATATCCTTAAGCCGCCTAGCTTATGGCATCGTACCTTTGAGTATAGCGATCGGTGTGCTGTTATCTCGCTATCCTCGTCAAGGATATTTTGTTCTAGGTTTATTTATCACACTACTCGCTAGGTTAGCTGTGGGATTTGCTCAAGAACAGTGGGTAGGGTAG
- a CDS encoding membrane protein — MTNTSDKRLFKLIKYKSKTLLKIFPHQVPNYLTIAIICAVLIRLICVPNKSSDYTSFLAPWYDFIATNGGFSALKHGFADYTPPYLYWLVFAATLLSGLPKIFSIKLFAMAVDFVCAFFTYKIVKLKYPQGRQPIFAFITVILSPVAIYNSAIWGQCDGIYTTGLIACIYFLCIKKEIPALVSFGIGLSFKLQAMFLSPLLLIMLLKQRIRWYYIPIIPLVYLLAILPAWFAGRPMSELLLVYFNQANKYKQLAKAVPNLYQWIPNDLYNIVVPIGLISTIFAVILLAYVVNKSKLEITQERLIHLATISVLLMPYILPKMHQRYFYPADICSIILAFYLPQYRWVAIAVQLSSLFSYLGTPIHIKFFSIVLGYVLWFVIRKSDLIFPKLNTALR, encoded by the coding sequence ATGACAAATACTTCAGATAAGAGATTATTTAAACTAATTAAATATAAATCTAAAACGTTATTAAAAATATTTCCTCACCAAGTTCCCAATTATTTAACTATTGCTATTATCTGCGCTGTCCTCATTCGGTTAATTTGTGTTCCTAATAAATCCTCTGACTATACTTCTTTTCTAGCCCCTTGGTATGATTTTATAGCCACTAATGGTGGGTTTAGTGCCTTAAAACATGGTTTTGCTGACTATACACCTCCCTACCTCTACTGGCTTGTATTTGCAGCCACTCTACTTTCAGGATTGCCCAAAATATTTTCAATTAAGCTTTTCGCTATGGCTGTTGATTTTGTTTGTGCTTTCTTCACTTACAAAATTGTTAAACTTAAATATCCACAAGGTAGACAACCAATTTTTGCTTTTATAACAGTTATATTAAGTCCTGTAGCTATCTATAACAGCGCCATTTGGGGACAGTGTGACGGCATATATACAACAGGATTAATTGCCTGTATTTATTTTTTATGTATAAAGAAAGAAATTCCGGCATTGGTGAGTTTTGGGATTGGACTTTCCTTTAAACTACAAGCAATGTTTCTTTCTCCCTTACTATTAATAATGTTGCTTAAGCAAAGAATACGTTGGTACTATATACCAATCATTCCTTTAGTATATTTATTAGCAATATTGCCCGCTTGGTTTGCTGGAAGACCGATGTCGGAACTATTATTGGTATATTTTAATCAAGCTAATAAATACAAACAATTAGCTAAAGCTGTCCCTAATCTTTATCAATGGATTCCTAATGATTTATATAATATAGTTGTTCCCATAGGCTTAATATCAACTATATTTGCAGTAATTTTATTAGCTTATGTTGTAAATAAAAGTAAATTAGAAATTACGCAAGAAAGATTGATACATTTAGCAACAATATCAGTTTTATTAATGCCTTATATACTGCCAAAAATGCACCAGCGATATTTTTATCCGGCTGATATTTGTTCTATTATTTTAGCTTTTTATTTGCCACAATACCGTTGGGTAGCAATAGCAGTACAGTTATCATCACTTTTCAGTTACTTGGGAACTCCTATACATATCAAGTTTTTCTCTATTGTTTTGGGTTATGTACTTTGGTTTGTGATCCGCAAGTCTGATTTGATTTTTCCCAAATTAAATACTGCATTGCGGTAG
- the dxr gene encoding 1-deoxy-D-xylulose-5-phosphate reductoisomerase has product MKSITLVGSTGSIGTQTLDIVSQYPDQFRIVGLAAGSNVEMLAEQIRQFRPQIAAISAAEKLPALQAAIKDLDPQPILLGGEAGVIEVARYGDAETVVTGIVGCAGLLPTIAAIEAGKDIALANKETLIAGGPVVLPLVEKHGVKLLPADSEHSAIFQCLQGVPKGGLRKILLTASGGAFRDWDVERLAEVTVADALKHPNWSMGRKITVDSATLMNKGLEVIEAHFLFGLDYQDIEIVIHPQSIIHSLIELQDTSVLAQLGWPDMRLPLLYALSWPERIYTDWEPLNLVKAGNLTFREPDHQKYPCMQLAYAAGRAGGSMPAVLNAANEQVVALFLDEKIKFLDIPRCIELVCDRHQNDNCANPSLDDILAADQWARQEVLTATKNLASQPQIISVN; this is encoded by the coding sequence GTGAAAAGTATTACTCTTGTTGGTTCCACTGGCTCAATTGGTACTCAGACTCTAGATATCGTGAGTCAGTACCCAGATCAGTTTCGGATTGTGGGGTTGGCGGCGGGAAGCAATGTAGAAATGTTGGCAGAACAGATTCGCCAGTTCCGTCCCCAAATAGCAGCGATTTCTGCCGCCGAAAAATTACCAGCACTGCAAGCAGCTATTAAAGACCTTGATCCCCAACCTATTTTACTAGGGGGCGAAGCCGGAGTGATCGAAGTTGCTCGTTACGGTGATGCCGAAACAGTGGTGACAGGTATTGTCGGTTGTGCTGGTTTACTGCCAACAATCGCCGCCATTGAAGCTGGTAAAGACATTGCCTTAGCAAACAAAGAAACTCTCATCGCCGGCGGGCCTGTAGTCTTACCCTTAGTAGAAAAACACGGCGTTAAATTATTGCCAGCCGATTCCGAACATTCTGCCATCTTCCAATGCCTCCAAGGTGTACCAAAAGGCGGCTTAAGGAAGATTTTACTCACGGCTTCCGGTGGTGCTTTTCGGGATTGGGATGTGGAAAGATTAGCAGAAGTAACAGTGGCCGATGCCCTAAAACATCCTAACTGGTCAATGGGGCGAAAAATTACTGTAGACTCAGCCACCCTGATGAACAAAGGTTTAGAAGTAATTGAGGCTCATTTTCTGTTTGGGTTAGATTATCAAGATATCGAAATTGTCATCCATCCCCAAAGTATTATTCATTCACTAATTGAGCTGCAAGATACCTCAGTTTTAGCCCAACTCGGCTGGCCGGATATGCGCTTACCTTTGCTATATGCTTTGTCTTGGCCGGAACGCATCTACACTGACTGGGAACCCTTAAATTTAGTCAAAGCTGGCAATCTCACCTTCCGTGAACCAGACCATCAAAAGTATCCTTGTATGCAGTTAGCTTATGCGGCTGGTAGGGCGGGTGGTTCCATGCCGGCAGTGTTAAATGCTGCTAATGAACAGGTTGTAGCATTATTCCTAGATGAGAAAATCAAATTTTTAGATATTCCCCGGTGTATCGAATTAGTGTGCGATCGCCATCAAAATGATAACTGTGCAAATCCTTCTTTAGATGATATTTTGGCAGCAGATCAATGGGCAAGACAAGAAGTTTTAACAGCTACTAAAAATTTAGCAAGCCAACCTCAGATAATTTCCGTCAACTAA
- a CDS encoding ArnT family glycosyltransferase, whose amino-acid sequence MRPITQKKLLLVLLVAALALWLTFLGNLPLRDWDEGTIAQVARDIWQAPVGSMRWLYPTLAGEAYHNKPPLMHLLIAWAYSIGGINEWTTRFPGAFITALGVPLLYLLGRSLFNRSLPALFAALVYLTMLPVVRHGRLAMLDGTLITFFLFVLFCLLKARQNQKYALGVGIGLGLIALTKGMMVLLLGGIAGLFLLADRQLTLLTSPYLWTGLFLGSAPAIAWYLAQWQHYGGSFLQINLQSQTFNRVFQPVEGHSGPPWYYVLEILKYGFPWLLFLPGGLYLAAKKRDTSWGCLILVGTIVYLASISVMRTKLPWYVMPIYPFLALAIGAKLADVWQYHHVKSTTLVVFFVILAIAGLGGCVYFATTETQPVLIAMSLVLAVSMATVAWLVNQGDRNFIPVLFTGMYLVLIMFVSSQSWIWELNEAFPVKPVAALIRQHVLPGTKIYTSFAYNRPSLDFYCDCQVLTEPSISQQMAKRNDYLLLDNTTLEKINLSGNEILGTVENFTLIAPSKN is encoded by the coding sequence ATGCGCCCAATCACACAAAAAAAATTACTATTAGTTTTGTTGGTTGCTGCTTTGGCTTTGTGGCTCACATTTTTAGGTAACTTACCTTTAAGAGATTGGGATGAGGGTACCATAGCACAGGTTGCTCGTGACATTTGGCAGGCTCCAGTTGGTTCTATGCGTTGGCTTTATCCCACCTTGGCGGGGGAGGCCTATCATAATAAGCCCCCTCTCATGCACTTATTAATTGCCTGGGCTTACTCGATTGGTGGTATCAATGAATGGACAACACGTTTTCCTGGCGCATTTATCACTGCGCTGGGAGTACCTTTGTTGTACTTGTTAGGGCGATCGCTTTTTAACCGCAGTCTACCAGCCTTGTTTGCGGCATTAGTGTATTTAACTATGTTGCCTGTGGTACGTCACGGAAGACTAGCAATGTTAGATGGTACACTCATCACCTTTTTTTTATTCGTTTTGTTTTGTCTACTAAAAGCCCGCCAAAATCAAAAATATGCTTTAGGTGTGGGTATCGGTTTAGGGCTAATTGCTCTAACTAAAGGGATGATGGTTTTGCTATTAGGTGGAATTGCAGGTTTGTTTCTTTTAGCAGATAGACAATTAACTTTATTAACCAGCCCTTATTTATGGACAGGGCTGTTTTTAGGAAGCGCGCCAGCGATCGCCTGGTATCTTGCTCAATGGCAACATTACGGAGGTAGTTTTTTACAAATAAACTTGCAATCACAAACTTTTAACCGAGTTTTCCAACCTGTAGAAGGACATAGCGGCCCACCTTGGTACTATGTATTGGAAATACTCAAATATGGTTTTCCGTGGCTATTGTTCTTGCCAGGAGGACTTTATTTAGCTGCAAAAAAGCGTGACACTTCCTGGGGGTGTTTAATTCTTGTCGGGACAATTGTTTATTTGGCAAGTATTTCCGTGATGAGAACGAAACTACCTTGGTATGTTATGCCAATATATCCATTTTTAGCTCTGGCCATTGGTGCTAAATTAGCTGATGTTTGGCAGTACCATCATGTTAAATCAACAACTTTGGTAGTATTCTTTGTCATACTGGCGATCGCAGGTTTAGGTGGTTGTGTCTACTTTGCGACCACTGAAACCCAGCCTGTTCTAATTGCTATGAGTCTTGTGTTAGCCGTGAGTATGGCTACGGTAGCATGGCTGGTTAATCAAGGCGATCGCAACTTTATTCCAGTTTTGTTTACAGGAATGTATTTAGTTTTAATTATGTTTGTGAGTTCCCAGTCATGGATTTGGGAGTTAAACGAAGCATTTCCAGTTAAACCAGTCGCCGCATTAATCCGCCAACACGTTTTACCAGGCACCAAGATTTATACTTCTTTCGCCTATAATCGCCCTAGTCTAGACTTTTACTGTGATTGTCAAGTTCTGACTGAGCCATCAATTTCACAGCAAATGGCAAAAAGAAATGATTATTTGCTTTTAGATAATACAACTTTAGAAAAGATAAACTTATCTGGAAACGAAATTCTAGGAACGGTGGAAAACTTTACTTTGATTGCTCCATCCAAAAATTAA
- a CDS encoding glutamate synthase-related protein produces MNDNSTHQNQQITANNDSGDTYQGQRWLVEERDACGVGFIAHRQNHGSHEIVAKALAALTCLEHRGGCSADQDSGDGAGILTAIPWELLQQDYPQGQIDFLSSKNIAVGMIFLPQDAEIAQKAKAIFEQIATEEKFTVLGWRVVPVQPDLLGIQAKENQPRIEQVILSADNSGDALERQLFITRKRLFKAVKSISEEFYICSLSSRTIVYKGMVRSAVLGAFYLDLQNPAYKSAFAVYHRRFSTNTMPKWPLAQPMRLLGHNGEINTLLGNINWMMAREANLSHPIWGDRFDELRPSVLMGNSDSATLDNVLELLVHSGRSPLEALMIMVPEAYQNQPSLRNYPEIVDFYEYYSGLQEAWDGPALLVFGDGKTVGATLDRNGLRPARYLITKDDYIVVASEAGVVDFPEADIIEKGRLGPGQMIAVDLVNHEVLKNWEIKQRIAKQQPYGEWLQKYRQELKQLTSQVNGNGNGNGNGHRVADNGHVSTTKVDKETLLRQQLAFGYTTEDVEMVIQPMAATGSEPTFCMGDDIPLAVLTDKPHLLYDYFKQRFAQVTNPAIDPLREKLVMSLKVELGERGNLLEPKPEYARRLKLESPVLTESELAAIKLSGFATAELSTLFAIANGPDGLKAAVLALQQQAAESVRAGAKILVLSDRAGAGISTEYSYIPPLLAVGAVHHYLIREGLRTKTSLIVDTAQCWSTHHFACLIGYGAGAICPYMTLDTVRNWWSDPATQQFMERGKITSLSLEQAIANYRKAVESGLLKILSKMGISLLSSYQAAQIFEAIGIGGDLLALGFQGTASRIGGLSVSELAQEVLSIHSKAFPELATHKLENLGFVNYRPTGEYHMNNPKLAKALHEAVDGKKYDHYEVYKQYLQGRPITALRDLLDFHSDRAPISLEEVESVSDIVKRFCTGGMSLGALSREAHEVLAIAMNRIGGKSNSGEGGEDPVRYKVLDDVDASGHSPTLPHLRGLRNGDTASSAIKQVASGRFGVTPEYLASAKQIEIKIAQGAKPGEGGQLPGPKVSPYIAMLRRSKPGVTLISPPPHHDIYSIEDLAQLIFDLHQINPKAQVSVKLVAEIGIGTIAAGVAKANADIIQISGHDGGTGASPLSSIKHAGSPWELGLSEVHRVLMENSLRDRVVLRVDGGLKSGWDVLIGALMGAEEFGFGSIAMIAEGCIMARICHTNNCPVGVASQKEELRKRFTGIPEHVVNFFYFVAEEVRHLLARLGYRSLSEIIGRADILTTRKDARLTKTQAINLNCLLQLPDTRENRSWLAHEEVHSNGPVVDDQLLADSDIQAAIRNQSSVTKTLPIVNTDRTLGARLAGAIASQYGDSGFEGQINLNFTGSVGQSFGAFNLPGIILTLEGEANDYVGKGMHGGEIIIKPPAEATYDPAQNVIVGNTCLYGATGGVLFANGLGGERFAVRNSKGVAVIEGTGDHCCEYMTGGTIVVLGKVGRNVAAGMTGGLAYFLDEDGSFPELVNREIVKIQRVLTTAGEKQLQDLIKAHVERTGSPKGQIILDNWQEYLPKFWQLVPPSEAESPEANPQSVVEKYLSSV; encoded by the coding sequence ATGAATGATAACTCGACGCATCAAAACCAACAAATCACGGCGAATAATGATTCAGGGGATACCTACCAGGGGCAAAGGTGGTTAGTAGAAGAACGAGATGCCTGTGGTGTAGGTTTTATCGCTCATCGTCAAAATCATGGCAGTCACGAAATTGTGGCTAAAGCGTTAGCGGCTTTGACCTGTTTAGAACATCGGGGTGGTTGTAGCGCCGACCAAGATTCTGGTGATGGTGCAGGTATATTAACCGCTATTCCTTGGGAGTTGTTACAGCAAGATTATCCCCAAGGACAGATAGACTTTTTGTCAAGCAAGAATATTGCTGTGGGTATGATTTTTTTGCCACAAGATGCAGAAATTGCCCAAAAAGCCAAAGCGATTTTTGAACAAATTGCCACTGAAGAAAAATTTACTGTATTGGGCTGGCGAGTAGTTCCGGTACAACCTGATTTGCTGGGGATACAGGCAAAAGAAAATCAACCCCGAATTGAGCAAGTTATTTTAAGCGCCGATAACAGTGGTGATGCCCTAGAAAGACAACTTTTTATCACCCGTAAGCGTTTATTCAAAGCCGTAAAAAGTATCTCGGAAGAATTTTACATTTGTTCTTTGTCCAGTCGCACCATTGTTTATAAGGGGATGGTGCGATCGGCGGTTTTAGGAGCATTCTATCTAGACCTGCAAAACCCAGCTTATAAGAGCGCCTTTGCTGTTTATCACCGACGCTTTAGTACGAATACTATGCCCAAGTGGCCATTAGCGCAACCGATGCGGCTATTGGGTCATAACGGGGAAATTAACACCCTATTGGGAAATATTAACTGGATGATGGCGAGAGAAGCTAACTTGAGTCATCCCATTTGGGGCGATCGCTTTGATGAACTCAGGCCATCAGTTCTCATGGGAAACAGTGACTCGGCAACTCTCGATAACGTCCTCGAATTATTGGTGCATTCTGGACGTAGCCCCTTGGAAGCCTTGATGATTATGGTGCCAGAGGCTTACCAAAATCAACCATCCTTGCGTAACTATCCAGAAATCGTTGATTTTTACGAATATTACAGTGGTTTACAAGAAGCATGGGACGGGCCTGCACTGTTGGTATTTGGGGATGGTAAAACAGTAGGGGCAACATTAGACCGGAATGGTTTAAGACCTGCTCGTTATCTCATTACCAAAGATGACTATATAGTAGTGGCTTCGGAAGCTGGGGTAGTAGACTTCCCAGAAGCAGACATTATTGAGAAAGGTAGACTAGGCCCTGGTCAAATGATTGCCGTGGATCTAGTTAACCATGAAGTCCTGAAGAATTGGGAAATTAAGCAGCGCATTGCCAAACAGCAGCCTTATGGAGAATGGCTGCAAAAGTACCGTCAAGAACTCAAGCAGCTTACCAGTCAAGTGAATGGCAATGGTAACGGTAATGGTAATGGTCACCGGGTAGCAGATAACGGTCATGTCAGCACCACGAAGGTTGACAAAGAAACCTTACTGCGTCAGCAATTAGCCTTTGGTTACACCACCGAAGATGTAGAAATGGTCATTCAACCAATGGCCGCCACTGGTTCAGAACCGACTTTCTGTATGGGCGATGATATCCCCTTGGCAGTGCTGACAGACAAACCCCACTTGCTTTATGACTATTTCAAACAGCGTTTTGCCCAAGTAACCAACCCAGCAATTGATCCATTACGGGAAAAGCTGGTGATGTCTTTGAAAGTGGAACTGGGGGAACGGGGTAACTTATTGGAACCCAAACCAGAATATGCTAGAAGACTGAAGCTAGAATCGCCAGTTTTAACAGAGTCAGAATTGGCAGCCATTAAGCTATCGGGATTTGCTACAGCTGAATTGTCTACCTTGTTTGCGATCGCCAATGGGCCAGATGGTCTCAAAGCAGCAGTCCTAGCCTTGCAACAACAAGCGGCGGAATCAGTCCGGGCCGGTGCGAAAATTCTCGTTTTAAGTGATCGCGCAGGCGCAGGTATCAGCACAGAATATAGTTACATTCCGCCCCTATTAGCTGTGGGTGCAGTGCATCACTACCTAATTCGGGAAGGATTGCGAACGAAGACATCTTTGATTGTTGATACGGCTCAATGCTGGAGTACACACCATTTTGCTTGTTTAATTGGCTATGGTGCAGGTGCTATTTGTCCTTACATGACTTTGGATACTGTGCGGAATTGGTGGTCAGACCCCGCAACCCAACAGTTCATGGAACGGGGTAAGATTACCAGCCTCTCATTAGAACAGGCGATCGCCAACTATCGCAAAGCTGTAGAGTCGGGTTTGTTGAAGATCCTCTCGAAAATGGGAATTTCGCTGCTGTCCAGCTATCAAGCAGCGCAGATTTTTGAAGCCATCGGCATTGGTGGCGATTTGTTAGCTTTGGGATTCCAAGGTACAGCTTCTCGCATCGGTGGTTTGAGTGTCAGCGAGTTAGCCCAAGAGGTGCTTTCCATCCACAGCAAAGCTTTCCCAGAACTAGCAACCCACAAATTAGAAAACTTAGGGTTTGTCAACTACCGCCCCACCGGCGAGTATCACATGAACAATCCCAAACTAGCAAAAGCGCTGCATGAAGCGGTAGATGGGAAGAAATACGACCACTACGAAGTTTACAAGCAGTACTTGCAAGGTAGACCAATTACAGCTTTGCGAGACTTGCTAGATTTCCACAGCGATCGCGCGCCTATTTCTCTAGAAGAAGTAGAATCAGTCAGCGATATCGTCAAGCGCTTCTGTACTGGGGGGATGTCCTTGGGTGCATTGTCACGGGAAGCCCATGAAGTATTGGCGATCGCCATGAACCGGATTGGTGGTAAATCCAATTCTGGGGAAGGTGGAGAAGACCCGGTACGTTACAAAGTATTGGATGATGTGGACGCGTCGGGACACTCGCCAACTCTCCCCCATTTGCGAGGTTTGCGGAACGGAGACACAGCCTCTAGCGCCATCAAGCAAGTCGCATCAGGACGCTTTGGTGTTACACCAGAGTATTTAGCCAGCGCCAAACAAATCGAAATCAAAATTGCCCAAGGTGCAAAACCAGGAGAAGGTGGACAGCTACCGGGACCGAAGGTGAGTCCTTACATTGCCATGTTACGGCGGTCTAAGCCCGGTGTAACCTTGATTTCACCACCACCGCACCATGATATTTATTCCATTGAAGACTTAGCACAGTTGATTTTTGACCTACACCAAATCAACCCCAAAGCCCAAGTATCGGTGAAATTAGTAGCGGAGATTGGTATTGGGACAATCGCGGCTGGTGTGGCGAAAGCCAACGCGGATATCATCCAAATTTCTGGCCATGATGGTGGTACAGGTGCATCACCACTATCATCCATTAAGCACGCCGGTTCACCTTGGGAACTAGGTTTGAGTGAAGTGCATCGGGTATTGATGGAAAATAGTCTGCGCGATCGCGTAGTCTTACGTGTAGATGGTGGTCTTAAGAGTGGTTGGGACGTATTGATTGGTGCGTTGATGGGTGCAGAGGAATTCGGCTTCGGTTCCATCGCCATGATTGCAGAAGGCTGTATTATGGCGAGAATCTGCCACACCAATAACTGTCCTGTGGGCGTTGCTTCCCAAAAAGAAGAATTACGCAAACGCTTTACAGGTATCCCCGAACACGTCGTTAATTTCTTCTACTTCGTTGCAGAAGAAGTGCGTCATCTGTTAGCTAGACTTGGCTATCGTTCTTTGTCGGAAATCATCGGCCGGGCTGATATCTTGACAACACGTAAGGATGCACGACTCACCAAGACCCAAGCTATTAACCTCAACTGCTTACTCCAACTACCAGACACCAGAGAAAATCGGAGTTGGTTGGCACATGAAGAAGTCCACAGCAATGGCCCCGTTGTGGATGACCAATTGCTGGCTGACTCAGATATTCAAGCAGCCATTCGCAACCAGTCTAGCGTTACCAAGACCTTACCTATAGTCAATACTGACAGAACATTGGGGGCAAGACTAGCTGGGGCGATCGCTTCTCAATACGGTGATAGTGGTTTTGAGGGACAAATTAACCTTAATTTCACAGGTAGCGTCGGTCAAAGCTTTGGTGCTTTCAACCTCCCTGGAATCATTCTCACCCTAGAGGGAGAAGCCAACGACTACGTAGGTAAAGGAATGCACGGTGGTGAAATTATTATCAAGCCACCAGCTGAAGCTACTTATGATCCCGCACAAAATGTCATTGTGGGTAATACCTGTCTCTACGGTGCTACTGGTGGGGTGTTATTTGCCAATGGTTTAGGTGGAGAACGCTTTGCTGTCCGCAACTCTAAAGGTGTAGCCGTGATTGAGGGGACTGGCGATCACTGTTGTGAGTATATGACAGGTGGCACAATTGTCGTCCTTGGTAAAGTAGGACGCAACGTAGCTGCGGGGATGACTGGTGGGTTAGCTTACTTCTTAGATGAAGATGGTTCATTCCCTGAATTAGTCAACCGAGAAATTGTGAAAATTCAACGGGTGCTAACCACAGCTGGCGAGAAACAACTGCAAGACTTAATTAAAGCTCATGTAGAACGCACAGGTTCGCCAAAAGGTCAGATAATCTTGGACAATTGGCAGGAATATTTGCCTAAGTTCTGGCAATTAGTGCCACCTTCAGAGGCTGAAAGTCCAGAAGCTAACCCCCAATCTGTAGTAGAGAAATATCTGAGTTCTGTCTAG